A window of Aromatoleum bremense genomic DNA:
TGTCGTTGGCCTCGTACGGCACGTCGCCGTGGCCGTCGCCATTGCGGTCCCAGCCAAGATAATTGCTCCAGTAATTGCCGTCCTTGACGCCCCACAATTCGTCGCGCGCCGCGACGTAGCGGACCTGCTCGCGATTCGTGATGAAATCGTTGCCCTCGACCTGGTTGTGCTTCGAGCCAGCCCACAGGTGCGTGCCGACGACGTTGTCGACGACGAGGTTGTTTCGCAGCACATTGAATTCGGCGTCGTAGATGAAGAAACCACGCTGATTGCCGGCGACGATGTTGCCTTCGACGACCGAGTCCTGCAGCGTGCGCAGCATGATACCGTGGTCGGAATTGCCCCACGCGCGGTTGTTCCGGACGATCTGCCGGCGCGCCATCATCAGCGCGAGTCCGCCGCGGTTGTGATAGGACTCGTTGTCCTCCCAGCGGTTGTCGTTCGAATTCATGTAATGCGTCCCGTAGCGGACGTCGTGGATGCGATTGCCGACGAATTCCGCATGGTGGGAGACGTCGACATAGATGCCGTCGCGGACGAAGCTGACGTGGTTGTTGCGGATTCTCGCCCCGGTCGTGTTGTAGAGCTGGATGCCGTTGCCGCGGCTCGCGGACCGGTAATCGCGCTTGCCGGTGATCACGTTCCCCTCGATCACGACGTCCTTGACGCCCTCGATCCACACTCCGAACAGGTTGTACGTGAGGTCGCAGTTACGCACCACCGCGCGCTCGGCGCCCGCTTTCATATAGATGCCCGCGTTCTGTTCGCCCAGTTTGTCCCCGGAGTTCGACAGGATGAGGCCTTCGA
This region includes:
- a CDS encoding nitrous oxide reductase family maturation protein NosD, with amino-acid sequence MKLLFGARAAARLALLALFLGGSAHAATWKLMPGEPVQPAIDRAAAGDTITLARGHYPGGLRIDKPLTLRGIDRPTLDAGGVGDVIRITAPDVTIEGLILSNSGDKLGEQNAGIYMKAGAERAVVRNCDLTYNLFGVWIEGVKDVVIEGNVITGKRDYRSASRGNGIQLYNTTGARIRNNHVSFVRDGIYVDVSHHAEFVGNRIHDVRYGTHYMNSNDNRWEDNESYHNRGGLALMMARRQIVRNNRAWGNSDHGIMLRTLQDSVVEGNIVAGNQRGFFIYDAEFNVLRNNLVVDNVVGTHLWAGSKHNQVEGNDFITNREQVRYVAARDELWGVKDGNYWSNYLGWDRNGDGHGDVPYEANDMVDRLSWQHPMMKLLLASPAVQTLRLVGQQFPLLRAPSIVDPKPRMRPEHENWSKWRDKHYPAAR